The following are from one region of the Oncorhynchus masou masou isolate Uvic2021 chromosome 24, UVic_Omas_1.1, whole genome shotgun sequence genome:
- the LOC135512755 gene encoding follistatin-related protein 3-like: MDFLTALFGVTLVALCQIFGSSHVNAGMCWLQQSQEQRCDMVLMRGVSREECCAGGRLDTAWSNTSLPINEVSLLGFLGIVSCKLCKETCDGVKCGPGKVCKMMVGRPQCVCSPDCTNISIKHAVCGSDGKSYRDECALLMARCKGHPDLEVMYQGECKKSCSNVVCPGTHTCVTDQTNSAHCVMCRMTPCPIPLKSEVPICGNDNITYPSACHLRRATCFLGRSIGVRHYGNCSSVPRNSLDLEGSEENSL; encoded by the exons ATGGACTTTTTGACTGCTCTTTTCGGTGTGACACTTGTTGCTTTGTGTCAAATCTTTGGAAGTTCCCATGTAAATG CGGGGATGTGCTGGCTGCAGCAGAGCCAGGAGCAGCGTTGTGACATGGTGCTGATGCGTGGGGTCAGCAGGGAGGAATGCTGCGCCGGGGGCCGTCTAGACACGGCCTGGTCCAACACCAGTCTGCCCATCAATGAGGTCAGCCTGCTGGGCTTCCTGGGAATCGTGTCCTGCAAACTCTGCAAAG AGACCTGTGATGGTGTGAAATGCGGCCCAGGGAAGGTGTGTAAGATGATGGTTGGacgtcctcagtgtgtgtgttctcctgacTGCACTAACATCTCCATAAAGCATGCTGTGTGTGGGAGCGATGGGAAGTCATACCGTGATGAGTGTGCTCTGCTGATGGCCCGCTGTAAGGGCCACCCTGACCTGGAGGTCATGTACCAGGGAGAATGCAAAA AGTCGTGTTCCAATGTGGTGTGCCCGGGTACCCACACCTGTGTGACGGACCAGACTAACAGTGCCCACTGTGTCATGTGCCGTATGACCCCCTGCCCAATACCGCTGAAGTCCGAGGTGCCTATCTGTGGCAATGATAACATCACCTACCCCAGCGCCTGCCACCTCCGCAGAGCCACCTGCTTTCTGGGGCGCTCCATAGGAGTGCGTCACTATGGCAACTGCTCCA gtgttcCGAGGAACAGTCTGGATTTGGAGGGCAGTGAAGAGAATTCACTCTAG